CCCGAGGGTCAGCAAGGCGATGATTCCGGTCCAGACCATAAGACTGCGCATGACCAGTTGCAGCGCGTCATCAGTACAGGTTTTGGCCACATCGGGATCTGACAAGCTCAGTGCATCCGGCGTTTGCAAGGCCGCAGTCCCGGTCTGGATCATGACCTGCTGATTACGCGCATACAGGTCATCATTCGGGGTGTAACGAATATTACGAAAAGCTTGCATGGAGTTTTGATAGTCGCCGGTCAGGACGTAGCACAATGCAGTCATACGTGCCGGGACCCAACCCAGAATTCCCTGCCATTGGCGAAACACTTTATTCATTGCCATTGCGGCGGCAGCAACCGGTCTTTCAGTTTGTGAGAAGCGGTAACTTTCACGGCGAATGGAATTGCTTACCCGAAACAATGCAGCGCCAACCGGTCCGAGAACCAAAAACCAGAAGATCACAGCAAAAAACCGCTTATTACCTTGCGCCAAAATACCTTCGGTAACAACACGCGAACAGGCTTCCAGTTTACTGTGTTGGCGGATCTCGGTAAGTGGCATGGCCGCTTCGAGTAAAAGTAATTCCTGCTCGGCTGAGTCGTCGACGGTCTCCAATGCATCTTGATAATCTTCAACATCGCTCACCAGGTCATGTGGACCAAAAGAGAAAAACAACACCACCACTGAAAAAATCAAGCGTAATAATCCGTGCTCACCGCTAAGCAGCCAATAATCGACCAAAGCAATCGGCAAAATACTTAAGATCAACATGAGTACCAGGATCAGGTAATCCTGGTGTTTGTTTTTTCCGAACACTTTGAACCATGGCTCTATGAACCGCTGGGCAAAACGCGGTGCGCGTAAATGGAAAAGACGCGTAGCAGTGTATTCCAGAAATATACCAATGAATAAAGCGAGTAGATTCATAATGCTTCCTGTGCGTAAGGTTTTGCGGTCAATCGATTCCAGTCAAAACCCGGACCGGGATCTGTTTTTCGACCCGGTGCAATATCAGAGTGACCAGCAATTCGCTTCCATGATAATGAAGTATAGCTATGACATAAAGACAAAATTAACTCATTCAGACTTGTGTATTGTGCATTTGTGAATGTATCCCGGTCACAACCTTCAAGCTCGATCCCGATACTGAAATCATTACAGCCTGTACGCCCCTGGTATCTGGAAACCCCGGCATGCCAGGCGCGACAATGCAAAGGGACATATTGTGTAACTGCGCCTGCGCGGTTGATGAATAAATGACTGGAGACGCGCAAATGTGCGATCTCGGCAAAATAGGCATGTGCCTGAGGATCCAGGCAACCACAAAACAAGTCATCGACAAAACCTCCACCATAAGTGTCGGGTGGCAAGCTAATGGCATGTATTACAATTAATTCAGGTAGCTCTCCTTGTGGACGTGCGTCACAAAATGGCGAGACTAACTGCCTGGCACTGGTGACCAGTCCGGAGGTAAGATTAATTGGATATTTCTGCATTGCATACTATGATAACCAATTCTTGTGTCAAACTTTGTTTAGATTATTTGTATAAACCATGATTCGACTGCATTTTTCCGGAAAACTGACTCCAAATTCACCCGTCCTACTGGATGCGGATGCGAGTCATCACCTGGCGCGCGTTATGCGAGCCAAAGTCGGCGACCATTGTGTGGTGTTTAATTCTGAGGCGGAGTATTTGGCAACTATCCAGAGCATTTCCGGGAAAAGCGTTGAGGTACTGATACAACAACAACGCGTAAATAATAACGAGTCAACACTGGCTATCACCTTGCTACAAGCGGTGACCCGACGTGAGCGTATGGACTATTCCATTCAAAAAGCCACCGAGCTTGGCGTGTCAACCATTCAACCAGTGCTAACCCAACACTGTGTGGTGAAACTGGATGCCGGAAAATCGGAAAAACGCATCAAGCATTGGCAAGGCATTGCGCGTCATGCCACTGAACAATCCGGGCGCTTGATGGTGCCCGGGATCAATCCTGTGTTGCCGTGGCAGGCAGCTTTAAATGCAGCAACTGTATTGAACTGCGACTTAAAAATGATCTTTGCGCTGCAAGCATCCAGGCCTTTATCAGACTTGCAAACGTCTATAAAAAACTCACAAAGCCCTTCGCACATTTGCCTGGCATTAGGCCCGGTAGGTGGATTTAGTGAGCATGAAGTACAGTTAGCCAAAGACCAGGGTTTTACTTCAATAAAGCTCGGGCCACGGATCTTGCGTGCAGAAACTGCCACTACCGCTGCCCTGACCGCTGTACAAATGTTGTGGGGAGATCTGAATTAGCTTGAAAAGGACTTAACTTTTCAATTGAGCGGCTTACAACTGTTGCAGAATTTTTTTCTCAATGTATTCAAGATTTGGAATCTGTGGTCGATCATTGAATAATTTCAATTGCGAAATAATCGGACAATTATCCGGGAATTTTGCTTCAGCATCTACCCCCAGATCTTTTTCCTGAATCCCGATAAGTTGTGGAAAACCTTCTACATACATTGCGTATGCGTTATGCGGCATTTCTTTATCAAGAGCGGTCATGATCGCTACCCGGGTGCGCGAATTGACTTCGGGCATTTCTTTTCCACACAAGCCCTCAAACGAGATCATTGGTATTTTATTATTTTGCCAATTGATGGTACCCGGCAACCAATCCGGCGCATTCTCGATCGGCTCGGGTTTGGAATATCTCACAACTTCGCGTACTGCGGTACGCGGTAACAACAAACGTTGCCTTTGAATAGGAACAAGTAAAGCGTAAATTTCGTTAGCGCTAGTCATGGATCAGGCATTGAACTCCTGCAAATGTGGCTGAAGAGCACCCAGTAACTGATCCTCACGGTAGGGCTTGCCCAGGTAGTCATCCACCCCGATCTCCATAGCCCGATTGCGATGTTTATCACCGGTGCGTGAGGTGATCATGATGATTGGTATGTTTTTGGTACGCTCATCTTTACGCACGTGTTCGGCCAGTTCATATCCATCCATGCGTGGCATTTCGATATCCATCAGAATAAGGTCTGGTAAATGTTCTTGCAAAATATTCAGTGCATCAAGACCGTCGCGTGCGGTTAGAACTTCCATTTTATTACGTTCCAGCAAGCGTTCGGTAACCCGACGCACCGTGATCGAGTCATCAACCACCAAAATAAGTGGC
The sequence above is a segment of the Gammaproteobacteria bacterium genome. Coding sequences within it:
- a CDS encoding chemotaxis protein CheW, whose translation is MTSANEIYALLVPIQRQRLLLPRTAVREVVRYSKPEPIENAPDWLPGTINWQNNKIPMISFEGLCGKEMPEVNSRTRVAIMTALDKEMPHNAYAMYVEGFPQLIGIQEKDLGVDAEAKFPDNCPIISQLKLFNDRPQIPNLEYIEKKILQQL
- a CDS encoding 16S rRNA (uracil(1498)-N(3))-methyltransferase gives rise to the protein MIRLHFSGKLTPNSPVLLDADASHHLARVMRAKVGDHCVVFNSEAEYLATIQSISGKSVEVLIQQQRVNNNESTLAITLLQAVTRRERMDYSIQKATELGVSTIQPVLTQHCVVKLDAGKSEKRIKHWQGIARHATEQSGRLMVPGINPVLPWQAALNAATVLNCDLKMIFALQASRPLSDLQTSIKNSQSPSHICLALGPVGGFSEHEVQLAKDQGFTSIKLGPRILRAETATTAALTAVQMLWGDLN
- the ampD gene encoding 1,6-anhydro-N-acetylmuramyl-L-alanine amidase AmpD, whose protein sequence is MQKYPINLTSGLVTSARQLVSPFCDARPQGELPELIVIHAISLPPDTYGGGFVDDLFCGCLDPQAHAYFAEIAHLRVSSHLFINRAGAVTQYVPLHCRAWHAGVSRYQGRTGCNDFSIGIELEGCDRDTFTNAQYTSLNELILSLCHSYTSLSWKRIAGHSDIAPGRKTDPGPGFDWNRLTAKPYAQEAL
- the ampE gene encoding regulatory signaling modulator protein AmpE; translation: MNLLALFIGIFLEYTATRLFHLRAPRFAQRFIEPWFKVFGKNKHQDYLILVLMLILSILPIALVDYWLLSGEHGLLRLIFSVVVLFFSFGPHDLVSDVEDYQDALETVDDSAEQELLLLEAAMPLTEIRQHSKLEACSRVVTEGILAQGNKRFFAVIFWFLVLGPVGAALFRVSNSIRRESYRFSQTERPVAAAAMAMNKVFRQWQGILGWVPARMTALCYVLTGDYQNSMQAFRNIRYTPNDDLYARNQQVMIQTGTAALQTPDALSLSDPDVAKTCTDDALQLVMRSLMVWTGIIALLTLGGALR